GGCAAGAAACCGCTGATGGATTCGCCCAGCCGGAACAGATGGCGGTATTGCTCCGGTACCTTCGTCGTGACGCCAGAGGTGAAATCGGGATTGGCCACCTGCGACGGAGCGGGCAGGCGCGCGAGTGACTGCTGTAGACGCGCGACCCGGCGGCGACCGATGTTGGTATCGCCCACCATCAGATAGGCGAGGAAGCCGGCGACAGGAATGGCGAAGATCACCACCACCCAGGCCATGCGCGCCGCGGGTTGGCGGTGCGGGCGAAGCATGGCGCGCATGGCAATGCCAACTTGAAGTGCGAAGTGCCCGAACAGGAGCAAGCTGGCGATGAGGCTGGATTCAGTCATGAGATGTTCTACTCAAAGGGTATGGCAGTTTGGCTTGCAAAGAAAAAATGCCGTTGATGGCAGGTAGCTTCGCGCGCTCTGGTGTCAAGGCGCTACCGGCTCGGGGTTTGGCAGTCCTTTGCCAGGGTTGAGAATGCCCGCCGGGTCAAACTGTCGTTTGATCGCATGCATCAGCTTGAGCGCCGCCGGATCGAGCTCACGATTGACGAAGTCGCGCTTCTCGAGCCCGACGCCATGCTCACCTGACAGGGTGCCGCCGAGTCTGACAACCAGATCGAACACCGCATCCAGGCAGCGCTGGGCGCGAAGCAATTCGTCGCGATCGTCGGGATCGACCAGCAGATTCACATGGATGTTGCCATTGCCGGCATGGCCGAAGTTGACGATGCGGATGCCGGTGCGGCGGGAGAGTTGTTCGAGCGCATCGATAAACTCGGCCATGCGCGAGACCGGGACAACAACATCCTCGTTGATCTTTTTCGGGGCGATGTGGCGCAATGCCGGCGAGAGTGCCTTGCGGGTTTTCCACAGTGCCGCCACGTCCGCAGGATCGGCCGCCGAGCGCAGTTCAAGCAGGCCCGGCACGCGCGCAGCGGCGCTGACGGCATCGGCTGATAGATCAACGCAGGCGGCGGGGCCGTCGACTTCGATCATCAACATGGCACCGGTCTCGGGAGCCAGGCCGAGGTCTGAGAACTCGCGCACCATCTCGATAGCAGCCGCGTCCATGAACTCCAGCGCGCAAGGTGTCACCGGCTGGGCCATGATGGCAGCAACCGCGGTCGCCGCGGCATGGATGTCGCTGTAGGTGGCTGCTAAAGTGCGCTTGGCTTCGGTCAGTGGGGTGAGCTTGAGGGTAGCCCCGACAATTAGTCCCAGCGTGCCCTCGGAGCCGATCAGCAGCCGGGTCAGGTCGTAACCGACCACGCCCTTGGTGGTGTTGACCCCGGTGCGAATCAGCTCGCCAGTGCCGATCACGGCGCTCAGCCCCAGGGTGTTCTCGCGCGGGGTGCCGTATTTGACCGCGCGCGGCCCGGCAGAATTGTAGGCGAGATTTCCCCCAATGGTGCAGACCGCTGCGCTGGTCGGGTCCGGTGGCCAGAAAAATCCCAGTGGTGCCAGCGCCTGCTGGAGTTGTTGATTCGTCAGCCCGGGCTCGACACGCGCGAGCCGATTGGCCGCGTCGATCTCAAGCAGCTGCTTCATGCGCTCGAATGCGATGACCAGTCCGCCGCGCTCGGGCACGGTGGCGCCTGTGGTGCCGGTGCCGAGGCCGCGGGCCGTCACCGGCAGGCGTTCGGCAGCGCACAGTCGCACCAGGTGCTGCACCTGCGCGGCGTCTTTGACGAAGACGACGGCCCCCGGTTGTCCCTGACGACGGCTGTTGTCATAGCCGTAGGCCCAGCAGTCGGCTGGGTCCGTCAGCAGGGCATCGGCGCCGACGATGTCTGCCAGCGCGCGAGCGAGGCGCTCAGGGAGTCGGGGCGGATGCAGCTGTGCTGAGATGGGTGACATTGAAGATCCGTACCACGCGCACGACGCCGGGAATGCGTCTGACCTTGTCGACTGCCGCCTCAGCCTCCTGCGGGGCCACCAGACCCATCAGATAGACCACGCCGTTCTCGACCACCACCTTGACCCGCAGCGGGTCGAAATCTTCCAGCTTGATGCTTGCCAGCGCCAGCTTGGCGCGCGTTTGCAGATAGGTGTCCTCACTCTCGCGCGTCAGGCTGATGTCCGGGCCGATCTCGACCTCGTTATAAACCCGGGTGACCTTGGGCAGGCGGGCGATGATTTCGGCAAAGCTGCGCGCGACCTCGGCACTTTCAGCCTGCCCGGTCAGCAGGGCCTCGTAATTGTAGCTGGTCACGCTGATACTGCTGTGCTCGCTGATGTCCGGGTTCTGGTAGTAGTAATGGAAGCCCTGCACCTCAATGGCCTTGTCATCCAGCACGGTTTGCGCCGAGCGCCGTTCATGCAGAACCGCACCGCCGTAAGCCGCGCCGGCGACGACCATTGGGCCGCAGCCGGACAGCGAAAGGCCGGCGCTGAGGACGGCGAGCACTGCCAACAAGATCCAGGCAGAGCGACGCGCGCGGCGCCAGAGAGGATGTGAGATTCTCGCGCGGTCATGGTTCGGATGCAT
Above is a genomic segment from Thiorhodovibrio litoralis containing:
- a CDS encoding FAD-binding oxidoreductase gives rise to the protein MSPISAQLHPPRLPERLARALADIVGADALLTDPADCWAYGYDNSRRQGQPGAVVFVKDAAQVQHLVRLCAAERLPVTARGLGTGTTGATVPERGGLVIAFERMKQLLEIDAANRLARVEPGLTNQQLQQALAPLGFFWPPDPTSAAVCTIGGNLAYNSAGPRAVKYGTPRENTLGLSAVIGTGELIRTGVNTTKGVVGYDLTRLLIGSEGTLGLIVGATLKLTPLTEAKRTLAATYSDIHAAATAVAAIMAQPVTPCALEFMDAAAIEMVREFSDLGLAPETGAMLMIEVDGPAACVDLSADAVSAAARVPGLLELRSAADPADVAALWKTRKALSPALRHIAPKKINEDVVVPVSRMAEFIDALEQLSRRTGIRIVNFGHAGNGNIHVNLLVDPDDRDELLRAQRCLDAVFDLVVRLGGTLSGEHGVGLEKRDFVNRELDPAALKLMHAIKRQFDPAGILNPGKGLPNPEPVAP
- a CDS encoding BON domain-containing protein gives rise to the protein MLAVLSAGLSLSGCGPMVVAGAAYGGAVLHERRSAQTVLDDKAIEVQGFHYYYQNPDISEHSSISVTSYNYEALLTGQAESAEVARSFAEIIARLPKVTRVYNEVEIGPDISLTRESEDTYLQTRAKLALASIKLEDFDPLRVKVVVENGVVYLMGLVAPQEAEAAVDKVRRIPGVVRVVRIFNVTHLSTAASAPTP